The genomic DNA CGTAGCCAATAGTATTTTTCAATACTGTTGTCCAGCCATATTTTTTGACTAATTTATTCACTTCTTTTTCCAGCCCCATTTTAATCATTTTATCAACCCTTTTATCTATTAATTTTTTCAGCTCTGCTGAAGATTTTTCAATTTTAATATACTGGACACTGAATCGGGGACTGCTTTTTAATTGAGGTATTGGTTTATTGGTTTTAATGATAATCTCCAACGCCCTGATTAATCTGCGTTTGTTTTTAGCATCAATATTTTTTGCTCGATTCGGGTCGAGTTTTTTTAATTGTTTAAATAATTCTTTCTCGGTTTTCTTTTCTAATTCTTTTCTTAATTTCCAATCAGGTTTAACTTCTGGAATTACTATTTCATTAACCATTGCCTGAATATAAAATCCAGTGCCGCCGCAAATAATCGGTGTTTTTCCTTGTTTATAAATTTTATCTATTGCTTGTAATGCCAATTTTTTGTACTCTGTGACACTAATCTGTTTTTGGGGATTAGCAATATCTATTATATGGTGAGGGATGTCTTGCATTTCTTTCTTCGTGGTCTTGCCTGTGCCAATATCCATTCCTTTATAAACTTGCCTTGAATCAGCTGAAATAATTTCACCATTTATTTTTTTAGCCAGTTTGATGGCAAAAGTGGATTTTCCCGAAGCAGTTGGTCCAATAATGACAATCAGTTTAGGTTTTGTTTTGGTTAATTTATTTAAAACTCTCCACCTCCTTACCTTTTCTTTCCATAGGACATCGTCTTTAAATCTGCTGGCCAACGTTCCGGGCCTGGTTGAATATTTATTAATATAAGCCATGTCAAATCCGACTTTTTTGAATAATCCGACTGTATTCTCAAATTGTTTTTTTGTTTCGCCGGGAAAACCCACAATTACATCTGTGGTAATTTTTGCTTGAGGGATTTTTGCACGGATTTTTCTAATTAAATTAAGATATTTTTCTGTTGTGTATCCGCGATTCATCTTTTTCAGAATTTCATTGTCTCCACTTTGAACCGGTAAATGGATTTCTTTGCTGATTTTTGGCGATTCAGTGATTACATCAATCAATTCTGCGGAGAAATCTTTAGGATGGGAAGTAAGAAATTTTACTGTAAAATCACCCGGGATTCCGGAAATAAGTTTAAGCAATATTGGAAAAGTAGTTTTGCCACCCTGCGGGTGGTCAGCCGTGGGCTGATCTTTATATGAATTAACGTTTTGTCCGAGTAAAATAATCTCTTTATATCTATTTTTAATGAGATTTTTTATTTCAAAAATTATATTTTTTGTTGATCTTGAAACCTCTCTGCCGCGGGTGTAGGGGACTGCGCAGTAAGAGCAGAAATTGTTGCAGCCGGTCATTATGGGTACAAATGCTGATTTTTGATTTGTCTGCCTCGCTGGCAGGCAGGCCTGCCTGCCAGCGAGGCAGGAGTATTTTGGTTTCATCTCCAGATATTTTTTCCCGAGAAATTCATTGATTGATAAAATCTCGTTAAAGAAAGATTTAAATTTAGGTTTATCTGCCTTTAAAACGCAGCCAGTTAAAATTTTCTTTGCCTTGATTTTTGCAAATTTTTTCTTTAGGCCGAAGATTCTATCAATCGCGCTTTGTCGTATAGAGCAGGCGACAACTACTATCAGGTCAGCATTTTCCATTTTATCCGTATTCCTATAATTTCGTTGTTCTAAAAATGAAGCGATTCTCTCGGAATCGCTTTCATTCATTTGGCAGCCGAATGTTTTGATGTAATACCTCATTTTATTTTCTTGATAAATCCTTCAATTTTCATCATTCCGATATCTCCTTTTTCTCTGGTTCTTACGCGAACAGATTTATTTTTTATTTCTTCATCTCCAACTACAAGCATATAAGGGATTTTTTGTATTTCTCCCTCGCGGATTTTTTTAGAAACAGTTTCGTTTTCATTCTTTACTTTAATTCTTAAACCATGAGTCATAAGTTTTTCTTTGATTTGCTCGGCATATTTCGCGTGGCGGTCTCCAATAGGAATAACATAAACCTGGATAGGGGAGAGCCAGAATGGCAAAGCACCAGCATAATTTTCAAGCAAAACCCCGATGAATCTTTCTATTGAACCAAGCAGGGCTCGATGAACCATATATGGCCTTTGTTTTTTGCCTTTGTCGTCAATATAAGTCAAATCAAATTTTTCCGGCAGATTAAAGTCAAACTGGACAGTAGTGCATTGCCATTCCCTTCCTAATGAATCTTTGATTTTGATATCAATTTTCGGCCCGTAAAAAACCCCTCCGCCTTTATCAACTTGGTATTTTAGATTCAATTTATTTAAGACATTTTTTAGAGTATTGGTTGCTTTTTCCCAATTCTTCGGAGTTCCTACATATTTTTCCGGCCGAGTAGCCAGATAAATATTATATTCTTTAAATCCAAATTCTTTTAGAAGTTTGATGCCGAATTTTACAGCAGCCATCATTTCATCAGCCAATTGGTCCGGGGTGCAGATTATGTGCGCATCATCCTGGGTAAATCCTCTGACTCGGGTCAAGCCATGCAGAACTCCGGAACGTTCAAACCTATAAACCGTACCGAGTTCTGCCCAGCGTACGGGCAAATCTCTGTAGCTTCGGCTTTTGGTCTTATAGATTTTCATGTGGAACGGGCAGTTCATCGGCTTGATTAAGTATTTATCGCCTTCAACTTGCATTGGGCCGAACATATTTTCTTTGTAAAAATCAGTATGGCCTGATGTTTGCCAGAGTTTTATCCGGCCGATATGGGGAGTGTCGATTATTTCATAGCCGTTTTTTAGATGTTCATTAACCCAGTAATTTTCAATTACTCCCTTTAAAGCCGTTCCCTTAGGATGCCAGAGGATTAGTCCCGGTCCGACTTCTTCGTCAATGCTGAATAAATCCAGTTTTTGGCCGATTAAACGATGGTCGCGCTTTTCCGCTTCTTTGATTTGTTTCAGATAAGCATCCAACTCTCCTTTAGTATTAAAAGCAATTCCGTAAATTCTTTGCAGCATGGGATTTTTTTCATCTCCGCGCCAATAAGCGCCAGCGATTTTTGTCAGCTTAAATGCATCAGGATTAATTTCCTTTGTGGATTTTACGTGCGGGCCTTTGCATAAATCAGTAAAATCTCCGCTAATATAAATAGTTGCGTTTTTGCTGTCGAGGTCTTTTATAAGCTCCAATTTATATGGCTGGTTTTTGAATAATTTTATAGCTTGTGACTTGGGGACTAATTTTCTTTTGAATTCAATATTTTGTTTGATTAGCTCGCGCATTCTTTTTTCAATCTTCGGTAGATCTTCTGGAACTAAGGTCGCCCTCGCCTTCGCTCCGCGAGCTTCGGCGGGCAAATGGAAGTCGTAGTAAAATCCGTTCTCAATTGTCGGGCCAATAGCAAATTTAGTTCCAGGAAATAATTCCTGAACTGCATATGCCATAATGTGGCTTATTGAATGTCGTATTGTATCAATTTTCATATAATTTCTTCTGCATTATCACAGAGGATTTTTAGTTGGTCGTCTTTATCAGTCAGGCGGCCCTCGACCAAGATGACTTTTCCTTCCTGCCAAATGGTCGGATTTTTTTCCAAAATTGTGGCAAAGACCAAGATTTCTATCGCGCTGGTCAAGTCCTCCGCTTTTACAAACAGCATCGGCTTGCCGGATTTGGTAATAAATTTGGTAATCTTGATAATTACCCCTGCAATTTTAACTTTACTATCTTTTTTCTCTTTGAGCAAGTCCCTAATCTGGATTATTTTGCCTTTCAAGAAGCCTTCGTGGTTTTTAAGCGGATGGTCAGAGATATACATTCCCAGTAAATCTTTTTCCCATTGGATTTCCTCGCTTAACAATTTTCTTTTTCCATTGCCGTTTCCGTTAGTGAATAATAATTGGTTTTTATTTGTTATTAGTTCTTCGCCGAATAAGCTGGCTTGGCCGTTATCTTTTGTTTTTTGCGATTCTTTAGAGAATTCCAAGAGTTCCTCTAAATGTTCTAATAATTCTTTTCTTTGGGCAAGAGCATCGAATGCTCCTGCGCGGATTAAGTTTTCCAGAGATTTTTTATTGATAATTGCTGATTTCCCCGCTTGAGGAGTAAGGCGAGTGAGGAAACCAGCCATGGTTTGAAAATTTCCATTTTGCTTTCTTTCTTCAACAATTGCTGCCACAACATTATGACCTACGTTTTTTATTGCTGCTAATCCGAAGCGAATTGATGGAGGCCCGCCTGCCGGCGAGGCAGGGACGAGCGTAAAATTATCAAAACTTTCATTGATATCCGGAGCTAAAACCTGGATGCCCATTTTTTTCGCCTCATCAACTAAAATATTAATCCTATCCAGGTCTTTTTGGTCTGCCTGCATTAAAGCAGTGATAAATTCCTCTGGATAATTCGCTTTTAAATAAGCTGTCTGGTAAGCAATTAGAGCATAACAGGTTGCATGAGAACGATTAAATCCATATTGGGCAAATGGCTCGATAGAATCCCATATTTTCTGTGCGATTTCTTTATCAATTCCGTTTTTCACCATGCCGTCAATCATTTTATCGGCCTGCTGTTCAAGTAGTTTTCTAATTTTTTTGCCGACTGCTTTTCTCAAAACATCTGCTTCGGACATGGTAAATCCCGCTAAATCTTTTGCAATTTGCATCAGTTGTTCCTGGTAAACAGTAATGCCGTAAGTATTTTTCAGGATTGGCTCGAGTTTCGGATGGACATATTTAATTTCTTTTTCTCCGTGTTTCCGGGCAATATAATCGGGAATCAAATCCATGGGTCCGGGCCGGTATAAAGAAATCATGACAATAATGTCTTCTAAGTCATTTGGTTTTAATTTCTGCAAATATTTTCTCATGCCGGAAGATTCCAATTGGAATACCCCGACTGTATTTACTCTTTTGAAAAGTTCAAAGGTTTTTTTGTCGTCTAATGGTATATCATCAATATTAATTTTAATTCCCCGGAGTTTTTCAATGAGATTTAAAGCTGTTTCAATAGTGGTTAGATTTTTTAAGCCGAGAAAATCCATTTTTAAGAGTCCAAGCGCTTCAATGCTGTGCATTTCATATTGAGTGACAATAGAATTCTCGTCCTGCGGTGCAAATTGGCGCGGAGCATAAAAATCAATCGGATTTTTAGTGATTACAATTCCGCAGGCATGGGTTGAAGCATGGCGGGCAACGCCTTCTAATTTCGTAGCAATATCAATCAATATTTTTACCTGGTCATCAGTGTCGTAGGATTGGGAAAGTTCGGGAACCTTTTCTAGGGCTTCTTTTAATCCAAAGCCGAAAGGAATCATTTTAGCAATTTGGTCGCAGAAAGCATAGGTATAGCCGAGAGCTCTGCCAGTGTCTCTGATTGCAGCGCGGCTGGCCATTGTTCCAAAAGTAATAATTTGGGCAACGTGGTCAGCTCCGTATTTTTTTGCAACGTAATTAACAATTTCATTTCGTCTAATATCGGCAAAATCTAAATCAATATCAGGCATACTTATTCTTTCCGGATTAAGAAATCTTTCAAAAAGAAGTTTGTATTTCAGCGGGTCGACATTAGTGATATTTAAAAGATAAGAGACAATCGAACCTGCTGCTGAACCTCTTCCTGGCCCGACGACAATGTTGTTATTTTTTGCCCAATTAACTACGTCCTGGACAATCAGGAAGTACGAAGCGAAGCCGGTTTTTTCAATAACCCCCAATTCAAATTTCAGTTGTTTTTTTGCCTGGTTGAGATTTTCTCCAAAGTCTCTTTTGCGCAATCCTTTTTCGCATAATTTTTTCAGATAAGAATTCGCTGTTTCGTCTTCAGGAAGAGGAAAGTGGGGAAGCTCGATTTTATCAAGCTCCAGTTTAAGGTTGCACATATCAGCGATTTTCTGGGTGCTTTCAATCGCTTCCGGAATATTGCGAAATGCGCTAATCATTTCATCGGGCGGTTTCAGGGAATAATCTTCGCCTTTCATAGTCATTCTGTTTTTTTCACCAACAGTGCGGTTGGTCTGGACGCAAAGCAGAACATCGTGCACATCAGCATCTTCTTTGTTTAAATAATGAACATCATTAGTGGCAACCAATGGCAAATTTGTTTCTTTTGCTAGTTTGACAATCTTTTCATTCAGACGGACCTGGTTTAAATCATTCGGATGGTCCATTATTTCAAGATAAAAATTGTCCTTGCCGAAAAGTTTTGAATATTCTAAGGTAAGTTTTTTTGCTTTGGCAATGTCGTCAGCCAGAAGCGCGGACGGAATTTCTCCTTGCGGACAGGCGGTCAGAGCAATCAGTCCCTCGTGATACTCTTTCAAAATTTCTTTGTCGATTCTCGGCTTATAATAAAAACCCTCAAGATGGGCTTTGGTTACGAGTTTGATTAAATTATGATAGCCGGTTTTGTCTTTTGCCAATAAGATTAAATGATATCTGATATCGGATTTGCCTGCGGTTTTGTCAAAGCGGCTTCCTGGTACGAGATAGGTTTCAACGCCGATAATCGGTTTTATACCGGCAGAAGTTGCTTTTTTATAAAATTCAACCACGCCGTACATTGTGCCGTGGTCAGTAAGAGCCAAGGAATCCATTCCTGTTGCCTTGGCTTTTTCAATTAGTTCATCAATTTTTGCCAATCCGTCCAAAAGCGAATAATGACTATGAACGTGTAAGTGTGTAAACTTTTGTTCCGCCATGAACTTATTATATCACAAGATAAATTTGCATTTAAATTTTTTTTCTGATATATTGAAATCAATATGCCAGTACCAAAACAAAGACATACCAAAAGCAGAAGAAATAGGCGAAGATCTCATCTTAAATTAAAGAAGAGAACTTTAGGTAGCTGTCCGAAATGTGGAGAGCCGATTTTGCCGCATCATATCTGCGCTTTTTGCGGATTTTATAATGGTGTAGAAAGAATTGATGTTCTGGCGAAATTAGAGAAGAAAGCCAAGAAGAAAAAGGAAAAAGAACTAAAAGAACACGAAGGAGAAGTTAAAGAAACAGCAAAAGCCATGCCTACCGGCAGGCAGGTCAAACCATTAAGTTTAGAAGAATTGTCTAAAAAATAATATGTCTTCAAGGCACATTGCTCGCTCAATAGTCTTGCAATCTTTATACGAACTGGATTTCAACTTCGCCCGTGGGCGAGACAAGCAAGAGAAAAATCTTAATATTGATAAAGTTATTGAAAGAAACAAACAGGAATTTGGGTTAGGAATTGAAGAAAATGAATTCATAAATAATTTGGCGCACGGGGTTTTAGAGCATCAATCACAGATTGATGATATTATTACTAAGTCAGCTCCAGAATGGCCTTTGAACCAGATTACTATTGTTGACAGGAATGTGCTGAGAATCGGGATTTATGAATTATTGTTCGGCGATAAAGAGCAAGTTCCGCCGAAAGTGGCAATTAATGAAGCAATTGAATTAGCCAAAGGTTATGGCGGGGACAGCTCTGGCAGATTTGTAAATGGAGTTTTGGGGACGATTTTTAGAGAAATGAATAAATAATATTTATGGCTGCGATTGAAAATCTTAATCAATTAGAGAAGAATTTTAAAATAAAATTTAAGAATAAAAGCTTGTTGCAACAGGCTTTTATTCATAGATCTTATTTAAATGAAAATCCCGGCTGCGAATCAGAGCAGAACGAACGTTTAGAATTTTTAGGCGATGCAGTAATTGAATTAGTGGTTACAAATTATCTTTTTAAGAATTATCCCAAGAATCCAGAAGGGGATTTAACTACTTGGCGAGCAGCTTTGGTTAATAGCAAGATGCTGTCTGAAGTTGCTAATAAACTGGGATTTAATGATTATTTGATGCTTTCAAAAGGCGAAGGGCAGGACATAGGACGTGCCCGCCAATTTATTTTGGCTAATACATTTGAAGCAGTTGTCGGGGCGATTTATTTGGATAGAGGATTTGCTAAGGCGGAAAAATTTCTTTGTGAGAACTTAATTTGCGAACTAGAAAGAGTTTTAAGCGAGAAATTATATTTAGATCCAAAGAGCCATTTTCAGGAAGAAGCGCAGGGCAAGGAAGGGATTACGCCTAATTATGAATTAATTGAGCAGAAAGGTCCTGACCATGCCAGAAATTTTGTAGTTGGGGTATATTTAAAAGGGGACCTTATTGCTAAAGGCGATGGTCCGTCAAAGCAGGCAGCACAGGAAGATGCAGCAAGAAAGGCGTTAAAAGAAAAGGGATGGGAGTAGAGTCGATTGCCAAAATTATTTTTGTCTGTTATATTAAAATTCATGTTAAAAATACGATTACAGAGAATTGGAAAAAAGAATAGCCCGAGCTTTCGGGTTGTTTTGGTTGAACACACCATGAGGCCTCAGGGAAAATTTTTGGAACTGCTTGGCTCATATAATAAAATTCAGAAACAGAAGAGTTTTAATAAAGAAAGAATCTTGTATCGGATTTCCAAAGGAGCGCAAGTTTCTCCAACCGTGCATAATTTATTAGTTGATGAAAAGATTATTGATAAACCAAAGGTAAAAGCATGGAAGCCCAAGAAAAAAACAGTCGAAGAGGCGAAGAATGTTGTACCTCCGACGCCCGCTGAAGGCGGGGTCGGAGTCCCGACCTCTCCGCCAGATGCGGAGAGCGTCGGGATTGACATAGAACCAAAAAAGGAATAAAATACATAAAAGATAGTAGCACTGCTATCATCTGAAATGCAGAAAGGTCGGCTACTAGTAAATCCGTAATTCATTTAATCTATTGAAAAACATGGCTAAAGCAAAAGATCAGGAATTTCTTGAATCATTAGTTGAAGGCATTGTTAACAATCCAAAAGACGTTGAGATTGAAAGAATCGTCGATGAAATGGGCGTACTTTTAACCTTAAAAGTCAATCCGGAAGATATGGGTGCTTTAATTGGCCGCGGTGGTTCAACAGCAGGAGCTATTAGAACTCTTTTAAGAATCGTTGGCGCCAAGAATAATGCCCGAGTTAATCTCAAGATTGAAGAGCCAGAAGGCGGGAAAAGACCCGCAGTTCGAGGCGAGAAAAAGGATGTTGACAGCGTAGTCGACGACCTCAAGATATAACTTGCCCTGCCAAGGCGGGGTTCATAGAACTTGTCAAAAACCGTGCTATTTATGGCACGGTTTTTAGTTTGTTTAGTTATATACATTTTTTCTTGATCGTGAAAAAGTGTATATATAACAATTATTGTAATTTTCCTTGTTTTTTAGTAAAATTTGTGGTATTTTAAAGTTGAAATAAATTTATGAAGTTTAATATAATAACTATATTTCCGGATATATTTGATTCGTATTTTTCCGAATCAATTATTAAACGAGCGCAAGCAAAAAAGCTTGTGGATATTAAAATTCATAATTTACGGGATTATACTGACGATAAGCATAGGCAGGTTGATGATAAGCCGTATGGCGGGGGGCCGGGAATGGTGATGATGGTGGAACCGATTTTAAAGGCGATCAAGAAAATAAAAAAGGGCAAAGCAAAAATTATTCTATTTTCTCCGAAAGGAAAGAAATTTAATCAAGAAATGGCGAAACGATTTAGTAAATTGAATCAATTGATTATGATTTGCGGGAGATATGAGGGAGTTGATGAAAGGGTTGCAAAATATATTGCTGACGAGGAAATTTCAATAGGAGATTATATTTTGACTGGCGGAGAAATTCCAGCGATGATTGTTGTTGATGCAGTAAGCCGTTTTATCCCCGGTGTTTTAGGAAAACATGAATCCTTGGAAGAAATTAAAGGCAGTTATCCGGTTTATACAAGACCAGAATCTACCTTGATAAAAAATAAAAAAAGAATTGTCCCGAAAGTTTTATTATCCGGCAATCATAAAAAAATAGAAGAGTGGAGGAGAGGACTTTAGCCCGAGCGAAGTCGAGGGCTTGACACGCGAATTAAATTTTTATACTATTTAAACATAAGAGATCCTTATTATTTGCTTCGGCAGTAATAAGTAACGAGAGGCCCCTTTGGGTCTCTTGTTTTAAGTTCAACATAAGAATATACTAAAATTATATGGTTTATGATAATAAATTAAAACAAGTTTCGAAAGTCGCTGTTTTTATAGATAACAGTAATGTATTTAAAATTATTCAGTATTTAAGAAAATCAGACCCTAAATGGATTAGTCTTTACGATCCGTTAAAATTGGCTGAAAAATTGGTAGGAAATAGAAATTTGGCGTATGTAGGATTTTATTGCGTCCAGCCACCTTCTTACTTATTAGGCGAAGATGAATGGCATATTAAAATATATAAAATTACACAAAAATATTATTCCGAAATTGAAAAAATGCCCTTGGTACATGTAAAATATGGAAATCTAAGGGGTCCAAAAGGTTCCTTGCAAGAGAAAAATGTTGATACGCAACTTGCTACTGATATGGTAGCCATGGCAGCTACTGGTGCATATAATACGGCAATTATAGTTTCTAATGACGGAGATTATGAGAGCGCAGTTAATTTAGTTAAAAATACATTTGGCAAAAAGGTGGAGGTGGTTTTTTTCAAGGGACGTCTTTCAATGAACCTAGAAAAGTCATGTGATGTTAAAAGAAGGGCACGACGTTCCTTTTTTGAATTATTAGATTTTGATAAAAATACATTTTAAGCGTAAAAAAGAAAATTTTGATGTATTATTAAATAATAGTTAATTTTTAAAAATAATTTATGGAGAACAATAAAGAAAAATCATTTTTAGTAGATACGACCGATCAACATAAACAAGGAGAAGGTGTTGAAATTTTAAGCGCTAAAATGCCTAAAAAAACAAATGATGATCAGAATATAGCAAAAAAATTTCAAGAACATAAAAAAACAGGATTTATTAAAAAAATATTCAGCAATGAATCACACTGGTTTTGGGGATTACTTACAATAGCATTTATTATTTATTGTATTTGGGAATCGTTGAAATACGGCAATGAATGGTGGCGTTAGAAATTTTTAATTTTTTCCTCGTAGTTTAAAAACAAAGAGGGGCTTGACACGTGATTTTAATTGATATATATTTTAAACACATAATTAATTAACCCCAGTAGTACAAACCTTTGGTTTGACTACGGGGCAAGCATAATTCTTATGTAAAAAGAGCGAACAATTAAACGTACTTTAAAACAGAGTTTAGTTTTGGAATTTAGTTCAAAAATTGAGCTCTGTTTTAAATTGTTCTTTAAAATAGAAATATGTAATTGTACAGTAAGTTTGTGTGAGTTATTAGAGATCGAATCTTTTATAGTTGTTCTGATACAACTAAAATTATTATTGAGAGTTTGATCCTAGCTCAGGACGAACGCTGGCGGCGTGGATAAGGCATGCAAGTCGAATGGGTTTAGACCCATGGCGAACGAGTTAGTAACACGTAGGTACATCCCTCTGACTTGGGC from Patescibacteria group bacterium includes the following:
- the miaA gene encoding tRNA (adenosine(37)-N6)-dimethylallyltransferase MiaA produces the protein MRYYIKTFGCQMNESDSERIASFLEQRNYRNTDKMENADLIVVVACSIRQSAIDRIFGLKKKFAKIKAKKILTGCVLKADKPKFKSFFNEILSINEFLGKKYLEMKPKYSCLAGRQACLPARQTNQKSAFVPIMTGCNNFCSYCAVPYTRGREVSRSTKNIIFEIKNLIKNRYKEIILLGQNVNSYKDQPTADHPQGGKTTFPILLKLISGIPGDFTVKFLTSHPKDFSAELIDVITESPKISKEIHLPVQSGDNEILKKMNRGYTTEKYLNLIRKIRAKIPQAKITTDVIVGFPGETKKQFENTVGLFKKVGFDMAYINKYSTRPGTLASRFKDDVLWKEKVRRWRVLNKLTKTKPKLIVIIGPTASGKSTFAIKLAKKINGEIISADSRQVYKGMDIGTGKTTKKEMQDIPHHIIDIANPQKQISVTEYKKLALQAIDKIYKQGKTPIICGGTGFYIQAMVNEIVIPEVKPDWKLRKELEKKTEKELFKQLKKLDPNRAKNIDAKNKRRLIRALEIIIKTNKPIPQLKSSPRFSVQYIKIEKSSAELKKLIDKRVDKMIKMGLEKEVNKLVKKYGWTTVLKNTIGYAEWKNSENRKQIIETIKLHTLQYAKRQLTWFKKFA
- the thrS gene encoding threonine--tRNA ligase, translated to MKIDTIRHSISHIMAYAVQELFPGTKFAIGPTIENGFYYDFHLPAEARGAKARATLVPEDLPKIEKRMRELIKQNIEFKRKLVPKSQAIKLFKNQPYKLELIKDLDSKNATIYISGDFTDLCKGPHVKSTKEINPDAFKLTKIAGAYWRGDEKNPMLQRIYGIAFNTKGELDAYLKQIKEAEKRDHRLIGQKLDLFSIDEEVGPGLILWHPKGTALKGVIENYWVNEHLKNGYEIIDTPHIGRIKLWQTSGHTDFYKENMFGPMQVEGDKYLIKPMNCPFHMKIYKTKSRSYRDLPVRWAELGTVYRFERSGVLHGLTRVRGFTQDDAHIICTPDQLADEMMAAVKFGIKLLKEFGFKEYNIYLATRPEKYVGTPKNWEKATNTLKNVLNKLNLKYQVDKGGGVFYGPKIDIKIKDSLGREWQCTTVQFDFNLPEKFDLTYIDDKGKKQRPYMVHRALLGSIERFIGVLLENYAGALPFWLSPIQVYVIPIGDRHAKYAEQIKEKLMTHGLRIKVKNENETVSKKIREGEIQKIPYMLVVGDEEIKNKSVRVRTREKGDIGMMKIEGFIKKIK
- a CDS encoding DNA polymerase III subunit alpha — protein: MAEQKFTHLHVHSHYSLLDGLAKIDELIEKAKATGMDSLALTDHGTMYGVVEFYKKATSAGIKPIIGVETYLVPGSRFDKTAGKSDIRYHLILLAKDKTGYHNLIKLVTKAHLEGFYYKPRIDKEILKEYHEGLIALTACPQGEIPSALLADDIAKAKKLTLEYSKLFGKDNFYLEIMDHPNDLNQVRLNEKIVKLAKETNLPLVATNDVHYLNKEDADVHDVLLCVQTNRTVGEKNRMTMKGEDYSLKPPDEMISAFRNIPEAIESTQKIADMCNLKLELDKIELPHFPLPEDETANSYLKKLCEKGLRKRDFGENLNQAKKQLKFELGVIEKTGFASYFLIVQDVVNWAKNNNIVVGPGRGSAAGSIVSYLLNITNVDPLKYKLLFERFLNPERISMPDIDLDFADIRRNEIVNYVAKKYGADHVAQIITFGTMASRAAIRDTGRALGYTYAFCDQIAKMIPFGFGLKEALEKVPELSQSYDTDDQVKILIDIATKLEGVARHASTHACGIVITKNPIDFYAPRQFAPQDENSIVTQYEMHSIEALGLLKMDFLGLKNLTTIETALNLIEKLRGIKINIDDIPLDDKKTFELFKRVNTVGVFQLESSGMRKYLQKLKPNDLEDIIVMISLYRPGPMDLIPDYIARKHGEKEIKYVHPKLEPILKNTYGITVYQEQLMQIAKDLAGFTMSEADVLRKAVGKKIRKLLEQQADKMIDGMVKNGIDKEIAQKIWDSIEPFAQYGFNRSHATCYALIAYQTAYLKANYPEEFITALMQADQKDLDRINILVDEAKKMGIQVLAPDINESFDNFTLVPASPAGGPPSIRFGLAAIKNVGHNVVAAIVEERKQNGNFQTMAGFLTRLTPQAGKSAIINKKSLENLIRAGAFDALAQRKELLEHLEELLEFSKESQKTKDNGQASLFGEELITNKNQLLFTNGNGNGKRKLLSEEIQWEKDLLGMYISDHPLKNHEGFLKGKIIQIRDLLKEKKDSKVKIAGVIIKITKFITKSGKPMLFVKAEDLTSAIEILVFATILEKNPTIWQEGKVILVEGRLTDKDDQLKILCDNAEEII
- the rpmF gene encoding 50S ribosomal protein L32 yields the protein MPVPKQRHTKSRRNRRRSHLKLKKRTLGSCPKCGEPILPHHICAFCGFYNGVERIDVLAKLEKKAKKKKEKELKEHEGEVKETAKAMPTGRQVKPLSLEELSKK
- the nusB gene encoding transcription antitermination factor NusB, encoding MSSRHIARSIVLQSLYELDFNFARGRDKQEKNLNIDKVIERNKQEFGLGIEENEFINNLAHGVLEHQSQIDDIITKSAPEWPLNQITIVDRNVLRIGIYELLFGDKEQVPPKVAINEAIELAKGYGGDSSGRFVNGVLGTIFREMNK
- the rnc gene encoding ribonuclease III, whose amino-acid sequence is MAAIENLNQLEKNFKIKFKNKSLLQQAFIHRSYLNENPGCESEQNERLEFLGDAVIELVVTNYLFKNYPKNPEGDLTTWRAALVNSKMLSEVANKLGFNDYLMLSKGEGQDIGRARQFILANTFEAVVGAIYLDRGFAKAEKFLCENLICELERVLSEKLYLDPKSHFQEEAQGKEGITPNYELIEQKGPDHARNFVVGVYLKGDLIAKGDGPSKQAAQEDAARKALKEKGWE
- the rpsP gene encoding 30S ribosomal protein S16, producing MLKIRLQRIGKKNSPSFRVVLVEHTMRPQGKFLELLGSYNKIQKQKSFNKERILYRISKGAQVSPTVHNLLVDEKIIDKPKVKAWKPKKKTVEEAKNVVPPTPAEGGVGVPTSPPDAESVGIDIEPKKE
- a CDS encoding KH domain-containing protein — encoded protein: MAKAKDQEFLESLVEGIVNNPKDVEIERIVDEMGVLLTLKVNPEDMGALIGRGGSTAGAIRTLLRIVGAKNNARVNLKIEEPEGGKRPAVRGEKKDVDSVVDDLKI
- the trmD gene encoding tRNA (guanosine(37)-N1)-methyltransferase TrmD, with product MKFNIITIFPDIFDSYFSESIIKRAQAKKLVDIKIHNLRDYTDDKHRQVDDKPYGGGPGMVMMVEPILKAIKKIKKGKAKIILFSPKGKKFNQEMAKRFSKLNQLIMICGRYEGVDERVAKYIADEEISIGDYILTGGEIPAMIVVDAVSRFIPGVLGKHESLEEIKGSYPVYTRPESTLIKNKKRIVPKVLLSGNHKKIEEWRRGL
- a CDS encoding NYN domain-containing protein; the protein is MVYDNKLKQVSKVAVFIDNSNVFKIIQYLRKSDPKWISLYDPLKLAEKLVGNRNLAYVGFYCVQPPSYLLGEDEWHIKIYKITQKYYSEIEKMPLVHVKYGNLRGPKGSLQEKNVDTQLATDMVAMAATGAYNTAIIVSNDGDYESAVNLVKNTFGKKVEVVFFKGRLSMNLEKSCDVKRRARRSFFELLDFDKNTF